A DNA window from Streptomyces parvus contains the following coding sequences:
- a CDS encoding acyl-CoA thioesterase encodes MTDQATGVTDPANHSESEIPGKPTAASRTTLSHIMTGSDTNLLGTVHGGVIMKLVDDAAGAVAGRHSGGPAVTASMDEMVFLEPVRVGDLVHVKAQVNWTGRSSMEVGVRVMAERWNESTPAQQVGSAYLVFAAVDGDGKPRRVPPVIPETERDNRRYQEAQIRRTHRLARRRAIKELREKRAAEGIDD; translated from the coding sequence ATGACAGATCAGGCCACTGGCGTAACAGATCCGGCCAACCACTCAGAGAGTGAGATTCCGGGCAAGCCGACCGCGGCGTCCCGGACCACCCTCAGCCACATCATGACCGGCAGCGACACCAACCTCCTCGGCACGGTGCACGGTGGCGTGATCATGAAACTGGTCGACGACGCCGCGGGCGCGGTGGCCGGACGGCACTCCGGTGGGCCCGCCGTGACCGCGTCGATGGACGAGATGGTCTTCCTGGAGCCGGTCCGCGTCGGGGACCTCGTCCATGTGAAGGCCCAGGTCAACTGGACGGGCCGGTCCTCCATGGAGGTCGGCGTCCGGGTCATGGCCGAACGCTGGAACGAGTCCACCCCCGCCCAGCAGGTCGGCAGCGCCTACCTGGTCTTCGCCGCCGTCGACGGGGACGGCAAGCCGCGCCGCGTACCGCCGGTGATCCCCGAGACGGAGCGCGACAACCGGCGCTACCAGGAGGCGCAGATCCGGCGCACCCACCGGCTCGCCCGCCGCCGTGCGATCAAGGAACTGCGCGAGAAGCGCGCCGCCGAGGGCATCGACGACTGA
- a CDS encoding LCP family protein: MNDWPDRRTGDRSEHYGRGSAGPQPEGARAMPHIQRRPAQPRTPQRPQVPPQSQGYDDRYQDGGYGSSPEPGYDSGYNTGQVYGSGGGGSDGRGGGGRRGGGDGGYVQGRPAPDWRRRIKLGALTLVVVVLAVSISTYFWADSKLKREVDLSKVIERPESGEGTNYLIVGSDSREGMSAEEKKRLRTGSAEGKRTDSMMILHDGSNGPTLISLPRDSNVEIPSFKGSESGKTFQGTGRQVKLNAAYAEDGPELLVRTVEFNTGLHIDHYVEIGFGGFAKIVDAIGGVEMDIPKAFKDKKSGADFQAGKQTLNGEQSLAFVRTRYAFAGSDLDRTKNQQKFLAALASQTATPSTILNPFKLYPTMGAGLDTLIVDKDMSLWALGNMFFAMKGVTGGDGTSLNMPISGSVGGNLVWDKAKVKQLVQQLNNDEKVTVKGN, translated from the coding sequence ATGAACGATTGGCCCGATCGACGGACCGGCGACCGCAGCGAACACTACGGGCGGGGCAGTGCCGGCCCCCAGCCCGAGGGCGCGCGGGCGATGCCGCACATCCAGCGCCGCCCGGCCCAGCCCCGTACCCCGCAGCGGCCTCAGGTGCCGCCGCAGAGCCAGGGGTACGACGACCGCTACCAGGACGGCGGCTACGGCAGCAGCCCCGAGCCCGGATACGACAGCGGCTACAACACGGGCCAGGTCTACGGATCGGGGGGCGGCGGCTCCGACGGCCGGGGCGGCGGTGGCCGGCGCGGCGGCGGTGACGGGGGTTACGTCCAGGGCCGCCCGGCCCCGGACTGGCGCCGCCGGATCAAGCTCGGCGCGCTGACCCTGGTGGTCGTGGTGCTCGCGGTCTCGATCTCGACGTATTTCTGGGCCGACTCGAAGCTGAAGCGCGAGGTGGACCTCTCCAAGGTCATCGAGCGGCCGGAGTCCGGGGAGGGCACGAACTACCTGATCGTCGGGTCCGACAGCCGCGAGGGTATGTCGGCCGAGGAGAAGAAGCGGCTGCGCACCGGTTCCGCCGAGGGCAAGCGCACCGACTCGATGATGATCCTGCACGACGGCTCCAACGGCCCGACGCTGATCTCGCTGCCGCGCGACTCCAACGTGGAGATCCCGTCCTTCAAGGGGTCCGAGTCCGGGAAGACGTTCCAGGGCACCGGCCGGCAGGTGAAGCTGAACGCCGCCTACGCCGAGGACGGCCCCGAACTCCTCGTCCGTACGGTCGAGTTCAACACCGGCCTGCACATCGACCACTACGTCGAGATCGGCTTCGGCGGCTTCGCGAAGATCGTGGACGCGATCGGCGGGGTCGAGATGGACATCCCGAAGGCGTTCAAGGACAAGAAGTCGGGGGCCGACTTCCAGGCGGGCAAGCAGACGCTGAACGGCGAGCAGTCCCTCGCCTTCGTCCGCACGCGGTACGCGTTCGCGGGCAGTGACCTGGACCGTACGAAGAACCAGCAGAAGTTCCTCGCGGCGCTGGCGAGCCAGACGGCGACCCCGTCCACGATCCTCAACCCGTTCAAGCTGTACCCGACGATGGGTGCGGGCCTGGACACGCTGATCGTGGACAAGGACATGTCGCTCTGGGCGCTGGGCAACATGTTCTTCGCGATGAAGGGCGTCACGGGCGGCGACGGTACGTCGCTGAACATGCCGATCTCGGGCAGCGTCGGCGGCAACCTCGTCTGGGACAAGGCCAAGGTGAAGCAGCTGGTGCAGCAGCTCAACAACGACGAGAAGGTCACGGTCAAGGGCAACTGA
- a CDS encoding dihydrofolate reductase family protein, protein MRTLISTAFVSLDGVMEAPGGEPGYRNSGWTFKDIEFLPEAYELKAREQDEAAALMMGRASYEAFSPVWPGMEEFTGYKAMPKYVVSTKLTAGDLVSDWGETTILRSLDEVAALKETEGGPIIVHGSTELNRNLADADLIDRYHLLVFPVLLGAGKRLFSTADKDQQKLKLVEHEVYANGIQKNVFEVVR, encoded by the coding sequence ATGCGCACCCTGATCAGCACCGCCTTCGTTTCGCTCGACGGTGTCATGGAGGCCCCGGGCGGCGAGCCCGGCTACCGGAACTCGGGGTGGACGTTCAAGGACATCGAGTTCCTGCCGGAGGCGTACGAGCTCAAGGCCCGGGAGCAGGACGAGGCCGCGGCCCTGATGATGGGCCGGGCCAGTTACGAGGCGTTCAGTCCGGTGTGGCCGGGCATGGAGGAGTTCACCGGGTACAAGGCGATGCCGAAGTACGTCGTCTCCACCAAGCTGACCGCCGGCGACCTGGTGTCCGACTGGGGCGAGACCACGATCCTGCGGTCGCTGGACGAGGTCGCCGCGCTGAAGGAGACCGAGGGCGGCCCGATCATCGTGCACGGCAGCACCGAGCTGAACCGGAACCTCGCCGACGCCGACCTGATCGACCGGTACCACCTGCTGGTCTTCCCGGTCCTGCTCGGCGCGGGCAAGCGCCTGTTCAGCACGGCGGACAAGGACCAGCAGAAGCTGAAGCTGGTCGAGCACGAGGTGTACGCGAACGGCATCCAGAAGAACGTCTTCGAGGTCGTCCGCTGA
- a CDS encoding acyl-CoA dehydrogenase: MAGSTDFDLYRPAEEHDMLRETIRALAESKIAPFAAAVDEESRFPQEALDALVSSDLHAVHVPEEYGGAGADALATVIVIEEVARVCASSSLIPAVNKLGSLPVILSGSEELKAKYLGPLAQGDAMFSYALSEPDAGSDAAGMKTKAVRDGDFWVLNGVKRWITNAGVSEYYTVMAVTDPAKRSKGISAFVVEKSDEGVSFGAPEKKLGIKGSPTREVYLDNVRIPADRMIGEEGTGFATAMKTLDHTRITIAAQALGIAQGALDYAKGYVQERKQFGKPIADFQGIQFMLADMAMKIEAARQLTYAAAAKSERGDADLTFQGAAAKCFASDVAMEVTTDAVQLLGGYGYTRDYPVERMMRDAKITQIYEGTNQVQRIVMARNLP, translated from the coding sequence TTGGCGGGTTCGACCGATTTCGACCTGTACCGTCCGGCCGAGGAGCACGACATGCTCCGCGAGACGATCCGCGCGCTCGCCGAGTCGAAGATCGCCCCCTTCGCCGCCGCGGTCGACGAGGAGAGCCGCTTCCCGCAGGAGGCGCTGGACGCCCTGGTCTCGTCGGACCTGCACGCCGTCCACGTCCCGGAGGAGTACGGCGGGGCCGGTGCCGACGCGCTCGCCACGGTCATCGTGATCGAGGAGGTGGCCCGCGTCTGCGCCTCCTCCTCCCTGATCCCGGCCGTGAACAAGCTCGGCTCGCTCCCGGTGATCCTCTCCGGCTCCGAGGAGCTGAAGGCCAAGTACCTGGGCCCGCTCGCCCAGGGCGACGCGATGTTCTCGTACGCCCTCTCCGAGCCGGACGCCGGCTCCGACGCGGCGGGCATGAAGACGAAGGCCGTGCGCGACGGCGACTTCTGGGTGCTCAACGGCGTGAAGCGCTGGATCACCAACGCGGGCGTCTCCGAGTACTACACGGTCATGGCGGTCACCGACCCGGCCAAGCGCTCCAAGGGCATCTCGGCGTTCGTCGTCGAGAAGTCCGACGAGGGTGTCTCCTTCGGCGCCCCGGAGAAGAAGCTCGGCATCAAGGGCTCCCCGACCCGCGAGGTCTACCTCGACAACGTCCGTATCCCCGCGGACCGCATGATCGGCGAGGAGGGCACGGGCTTCGCCACCGCGATGAAGACCCTGGACCACACCCGCATCACCATCGCGGCCCAGGCCCTCGGCATCGCCCAGGGCGCGCTGGACTACGCCAAGGGGTACGTCCAGGAGCGCAAGCAGTTCGGCAAGCCGATCGCGGACTTCCAGGGCATCCAGTTCATGCTCGCGGACATGGCGATGAAGATCGAGGCGGCCCGCCAGCTCACGTACGCGGCCGCCGCCAAGTCGGAGCGCGGCGACGCGGACCTGACCTTCCAGGGCGCGGCGGCCAAGTGCTTCGCCTCGGACGTCGCGATGGAGGTCACCACGGACGCCGTCCAGCTGCTCGGCGGCTACGGCTACACGCGGGACTACCCGGTGGAGCGCATGATGCGCGACGCCAAGATCACGCAGATCTACGAGGGCACGAACCAGGTCCAGCGCATCGTGATGGCGCGCAACCTGCCGTAA
- a CDS encoding UDP-glucose/GDP-mannose dehydrogenase family protein: MALRITVIGTGYLGATHAAAMAELGFEVLGLDIVPEKIELLSTGRVPMYEPGLEEMLQRHVAGIEGSSGRLRFTTSWEEVAEFGDVHFVCVNTPQKHGEYACDMSHVDSAFDALAPHLTRPALVVGKSTVPVGSAARLADRLAELAPVGPGAELAWNPEFLREGFAVQDTLHPDRIVVGVTSENAEKVLREVYAVPVAEGSPFVVTDFPTAELVKTSANSFLATKISFINAMAEVCEAADGDVVKLAEAIGHDDRIGKKFLRAGIGFGGGCLPKDIRAFMARAGELGADQALTFLREVDSINMRRRGHMVELAREAAGGGSFLGTRVAVLGATFKPDSDDVRDSPALNVAGQIHLQGGQVTVFDPKGMDNARRLFPTLGYADSALEAVRGADVVLHLTEWREFRELDPAELGEVAARRIILDGRNALDSAVWREAGWTYRAMGRPKA; the protein is encoded by the coding sequence ATGGCCCTCAGGATCACTGTGATCGGCACCGGCTATCTCGGCGCCACCCATGCCGCGGCCATGGCCGAGCTGGGCTTCGAGGTCCTGGGGCTCGACATCGTGCCGGAGAAGATCGAGCTGCTCTCGACCGGCCGCGTACCGATGTACGAGCCGGGGCTGGAGGAGATGCTCCAGCGGCACGTCGCCGGGATCGAGGGGTCCAGTGGGCGGCTGCGCTTCACCACCTCCTGGGAGGAGGTCGCGGAGTTCGGCGACGTCCACTTCGTCTGTGTGAACACTCCGCAGAAGCACGGCGAGTACGCCTGCGACATGAGCCATGTGGACAGCGCCTTCGACGCGCTCGCCCCGCATCTGACCCGGCCCGCCCTGGTCGTCGGCAAGTCGACCGTTCCCGTGGGCTCCGCCGCCCGTCTCGCGGACCGGCTCGCCGAGCTGGCTCCGGTGGGCCCCGGGGCCGAGCTGGCCTGGAACCCGGAGTTCCTCCGCGAGGGCTTCGCCGTGCAGGACACCCTCCACCCCGACCGGATCGTCGTCGGCGTCACGAGCGAGAACGCCGAGAAGGTGCTCCGCGAGGTGTACGCCGTGCCGGTCGCCGAGGGCTCGCCGTTCGTCGTGACCGACTTCCCGACCGCCGAACTGGTGAAGACCTCCGCCAACTCCTTCCTCGCCACCAAGATCTCCTTCATCAACGCCATGGCCGAGGTCTGCGAGGCCGCCGACGGTGACGTCGTGAAGCTCGCCGAGGCCATCGGGCACGACGACCGGATCGGGAAGAAGTTCCTGCGGGCCGGGATCGGCTTCGGCGGCGGCTGCCTGCCCAAGGACATCCGCGCTTTCATGGCCCGCGCCGGCGAGCTGGGCGCCGACCAGGCGCTCACCTTCCTCCGCGAGGTCGACTCCATCAACATGCGCCGCCGCGGCCACATGGTGGAGCTGGCCCGCGAGGCGGCGGGCGGCGGCTCGTTCCTCGGCACACGGGTGGCGGTCCTGGGCGCCACGTTCAAGCCCGACTCCGACGACGTACGCGACTCCCCCGCGCTCAACGTCGCCGGGCAGATCCACCTCCAGGGCGGCCAGGTGACCGTGTTCGACCCGAAGGGGATGGACAACGCCCGGCGGCTGTTCCCGACCCTCGGTTACGCGGACTCGGCGTTGGAGGCCGTGCGCGGCGCGGACGTGGTGCTGCACCTCACGGAGTGGCGCGAGTTCCGCGAGCTGGACCCGGCCGAGCTGGGCGAGGTGGCCGCCCGCCGGATCATCCTGGACGGGCGCAACGCCCTGGACAGCGCGGTGTGGCGCGAGGCCGGGTGGACGTACCGGGCGATGGGCCGCCCGAAGGCCTAG
- a CDS encoding GDSL-type esterase/lipase family protein has protein sequence MDDSHDWITTPLTDGLLRGALELERTERGGLLPHRLPAPARARSGGDEQVAQAESQPSGVRVIFRTRATAVELDVLRTVIGHRGLPPLPNGAYDLYIDGEPAGRASASGGNVLMVDLSDGARELFPGSPGAVSFTGLPAREKTVEIWLPYTETTELLGLRTDAPVEAQEPGGRPVWLHHGSSISQGSSADSSATAWPALAAAAGGVELVNLSLAGSALLDPFTACALRDTPADLISVKIGINLVNRDAMELSDFGPAVHRFLDTIRDGHPTAPLLVVSPILCPGQEDTPGPAAPDVSEGRVGFTALGDPADAARGKLTLRVVRRELARIVAERAASDPHLFHLDGLTLYGEADHAELPLPDRLHPDAAAHRRMGERFGAFAFGPGGPFAGAERI, from the coding sequence ATGGACGACTCGCACGACTGGATCACCACCCCGCTCACCGACGGCCTTCTGCGCGGCGCGCTCGAACTGGAGCGCACCGAGCGCGGTGGTCTCCTCCCCCACCGGCTGCCCGCTCCGGCCCGCGCCCGGTCCGGCGGCGACGAGCAGGTGGCGCAGGCGGAGTCGCAGCCCTCGGGTGTGCGCGTGATCTTCCGTACCCGGGCCACCGCCGTGGAGCTGGACGTCCTGCGCACGGTGATCGGCCACCGGGGCCTCCCGCCCCTCCCGAACGGCGCGTACGACCTGTACATCGACGGCGAGCCGGCCGGCCGGGCCTCGGCGAGCGGCGGCAACGTGCTGATGGTCGACCTGTCCGACGGGGCGCGGGAGCTGTTCCCCGGCAGCCCCGGGGCCGTATCCTTCACCGGGCTGCCCGCGCGGGAGAAGACCGTCGAGATCTGGCTCCCGTACACCGAGACCACCGAGCTGCTCGGGCTGCGCACCGACGCTCCGGTCGAGGCCCAGGAGCCGGGCGGCCGGCCGGTCTGGCTGCACCACGGCAGTTCCATCAGCCAGGGGTCCTCGGCCGACAGCTCCGCCACCGCCTGGCCCGCCCTGGCGGCCGCGGCGGGAGGCGTGGAGCTGGTCAACCTCTCGCTGGCGGGCAGCGCGCTCCTCGATCCGTTCACCGCGTGCGCGCTGCGGGACACCCCCGCCGACCTGATCAGCGTCAAGATCGGCATCAATCTCGTCAACCGCGACGCGATGGAGCTGAGCGACTTCGGACCGGCCGTGCACAGGTTCCTCGACACCATCCGCGACGGGCATCCCACCGCGCCGCTGCTCGTCGTCTCGCCCATCCTCTGCCCCGGGCAGGAGGACACCCCGGGGCCCGCCGCCCCGGACGTCTCCGAGGGGCGGGTGGGGTTCACGGCGCTGGGAGACCCGGCCGACGCGGCTCGCGGCAAGCTGACGCTGCGCGTCGTACGGCGGGAGCTGGCCCGGATCGTGGCGGAGCGGGCGGCGTCGGACCCCCACCTCTTCCACCTGGACGGCCTCACCCTGTACGGCGAGGCCGACCACGCCGAGCTGCCGCTGCCCGACCGGCTGCACCCGGACGCCGCCGCCCACCGTCGCATGGGCGAGCGCTTCGGGGCGTTCGCCTTCGGTCCGGGGGGACCGTTCGCGGGGGCGGAGCGCATCTGA
- a CDS encoding pentapeptide repeat-containing protein yields the protein MRTNLLRITTALGAAAVLSIGGAGVAAADGVGNAGIGNKGVGNAGIENMGLGNAGGFNGGIGNAGLGNWGWGNAGIGNTGIGSHGHGNSGLGSSGIGNTGVGSSGIGN from the coding sequence ATGCGCACGAATCTTCTCCGCATCACGACCGCGCTCGGTGCCGCGGCCGTACTGTCCATCGGCGGCGCGGGTGTGGCCGCCGCCGACGGTGTGGGCAACGCGGGCATCGGGAACAAGGGCGTCGGCAACGCGGGCATCGAGAACATGGGCCTGGGCAACGCGGGCGGCTTCAACGGTGGCATCGGCAACGCCGGCCTCGGCAACTGGGGCTGGGGCAACGCCGGAATCGGCAACACGGGCATCGGCAGCCACGGCCACGGCAACTCGGGCCTCGGCAGCTCCGGCATCGGCAACACCGGCGTGGGCAGCTCCGGCATCGGCAACTGA
- a CDS encoding dipeptidase has product MDHLARARELLAVHPVVDGHNDLPWALREQVGYDLDARDIAADQRGLLHTDLRRLRAGGVGGQFWSVYVRTDLTGDAAVSATLEQIDVVGELIARYPTHLRRALTADDLEKARAEGRIASLMGAEGGHSINNSLGTLRALYDLGVRYLTLTHNDNIDWADSATDLPRLGGLSAFGHEVVREMNRIGMLVDLSHVADGVMRDALATSTAPVIFSHSSARAVCDHPRNIPDDVLAALPANGGVAMATFVPKFVLPEAVAWTLAADRNMREHGLHHLDTTPVAMRIHEDFEAAHPRPEATVATIADHLDHMRAVAGVDHIGIGGDYDGTAFTPRGLEDVSGYPNLIAELLRRNWSEGDLAKLTWQNAVRVLRDAEAVARDEQSGRGPSHATIAELDGQRTR; this is encoded by the coding sequence ATGGACCACCTCGCCCGCGCCCGCGAGCTGCTGGCCGTCCACCCCGTCGTCGACGGCCACAACGACCTCCCCTGGGCCCTGCGCGAACAGGTCGGCTACGACCTCGACGCCCGGGACATCGCCGCCGACCAGCGCGGCCTGCTCCACACCGACCTGCGCCGGCTGCGGGCCGGCGGGGTCGGCGGCCAGTTCTGGTCGGTGTACGTCCGCACCGACCTCACCGGCGACGCGGCCGTGAGCGCCACCCTGGAGCAGATCGACGTCGTCGGCGAGCTGATCGCCCGCTACCCGACGCATCTGCGGCGGGCGCTCACCGCCGACGACCTGGAGAAGGCCCGCGCCGAGGGCCGGATCGCCTCCCTGATGGGCGCCGAGGGCGGCCACTCCATCAACAACTCGCTGGGCACCCTGCGCGCCCTGTACGACCTGGGCGTCCGTTACCTGACGCTCACCCACAACGACAACATCGACTGGGCCGACAGCGCGACGGACCTGCCGCGCCTCGGCGGCCTCTCCGCCTTCGGCCACGAGGTCGTCCGCGAGATGAACCGCATCGGCATGCTGGTCGACCTCAGCCACGTCGCCGACGGCGTCATGCGCGACGCGCTCGCCACCAGCACCGCGCCGGTGATCTTCTCGCACTCCTCGGCCCGCGCCGTCTGCGACCACCCGCGCAACATCCCCGACGATGTGCTGGCGGCCCTCCCGGCCAACGGGGGCGTCGCGATGGCGACCTTCGTCCCGAAGTTCGTGCTGCCCGAGGCCGTCGCCTGGACCCTGGCCGCCGACCGCAACATGCGCGAGCACGGCCTGCACCACCTCGACACCACCCCGGTCGCGATGCGGATCCACGAGGACTTCGAGGCGGCCCACCCGCGCCCCGAGGCCACCGTCGCCACCATCGCGGACCACCTCGACCACATGCGCGCGGTGGCGGGCGTCGACCACATCGGCATCGGCGGCGACTACGACGGCACGGCGTTCACCCCGCGCGGCCTGGAGGACGTCTCCGGCTACCCGAACCTCATCGCCGAGCTGCTGCGACGTAACTGGTCCGAGGGCGACCTCGCCAAGCTGACCTGGCAGAACGCCGTACGGGTGCTGCGCGACGCGGAGGCCGTGGCCCGCGACGAGCAGAGCGGGCGCGGCCCGTCGCACGCCACGATCGCCGAGCTGGACGGGCAGCGGACGCGCTGA
- the purE gene encoding 5-(carboxyamino)imidazole ribonucleotide mutase, translating into MTSPGTAPLVGIVMGSDSDWPVMEAAAKALDEFEIPYEVDVVSAHRMPREMIAYGEEAAGRGVKAVIAGAGGAAHLPGMLASVTPLPVIGVPVPLKYLDGMDSLLSIVQMPAGVPVATVSVGGARNAGLLAARILATQDPALQERMREFQQELNDQATEKGKRLRSKVQGSDFFGFGK; encoded by the coding sequence ATGACTTCCCCCGGCACCGCCCCTCTGGTCGGCATCGTGATGGGCTCGGACTCCGACTGGCCCGTCATGGAGGCGGCGGCCAAGGCGCTCGACGAGTTCGAGATCCCCTACGAGGTCGACGTCGTCTCCGCCCACCGGATGCCGCGCGAGATGATCGCGTACGGCGAGGAGGCCGCGGGCCGTGGCGTGAAGGCGGTCATCGCGGGCGCGGGCGGAGCCGCCCACCTGCCCGGGATGCTGGCCTCGGTCACCCCGCTGCCGGTCATCGGCGTTCCGGTGCCGCTGAAGTACCTGGACGGCATGGACAGCCTGCTCTCCATCGTCCAGATGCCCGCGGGTGTCCCCGTCGCCACCGTCTCCGTCGGCGGAGCGCGCAACGCGGGTCTGCTCGCCGCCCGGATCCTCGCCACGCAGGACCCCGCGCTCCAGGAGCGGATGCGGGAGTTCCAGCAGGAGCTGAACGACCAGGCCACGGAGAAGGGCAAGCGACTGCGCTCCAAGGTCCAGGGTTCGGACTTCTTCGGCTTCGGAAAGTAA
- a CDS encoding 5-(carboxyamino)imidazole ribonucleotide synthase gives MASTVPSTRPCYPAHPCDARESAVAAAVRPSVRPSGNHRRGGYPGGVTFPVVGMVGGGQLARMTHEAGIPLGLKFKLLSDTPQDSAAQVVSEVVIGDYRDLDTLRAFAQGCDVITFDHEHVPTEHLRALEADGIPVRPGPDALVHAQDKGVMRARLAEIGAPCPRNRIVSDPADAAAFAEEAGGFPVILKTVRGGYDGKGVWVVRSEADAADAFRAGVPVLAEEKVDFVRELAANIVRSPHGQAVAYPVVESIQVDGVCDTVIAPAPGLSEELAGEAQQLALRIAAELGVVGHLAVELFETRDGRILVNELAMRPHNSGHWTQDGAITSQFANHVRAVLDLPLGDPRPRAPWTVMCNVLGGDFPDMYQAYLHCMARDPQLKIHMYGKDVKPGRKVGHVNTYGDDLADVRERARHAADYLRGTITE, from the coding sequence ATGGCGTCGACGGTTCCGTCAACCCGGCCATGCTATCCAGCCCACCCGTGTGACGCCCGTGAGTCCGCGGTGGCGGCGGCCGTACGGCCATCCGTACGGCCGTCCGGGAACCACCGGCGTGGCGGATACCCTGGAGGCGTGACGTTCCCGGTAGTCGGCATGGTCGGCGGCGGTCAGCTCGCCCGCATGACCCACGAGGCGGGTATCCCCCTCGGCCTGAAATTCAAGCTGCTCAGTGACACCCCCCAGGACTCGGCGGCCCAGGTGGTGAGCGAGGTCGTCATCGGCGACTATCGCGACCTGGACACCCTGCGCGCCTTCGCGCAGGGCTGCGACGTGATCACCTTCGATCACGAGCATGTGCCGACCGAGCATCTGCGCGCCCTGGAGGCGGACGGCATCCCCGTGCGCCCCGGCCCCGACGCCCTGGTGCACGCCCAGGACAAGGGGGTGATGCGCGCCAGGCTCGCGGAGATCGGCGCCCCCTGCCCCCGTAACCGCATCGTGAGCGACCCGGCGGACGCCGCCGCGTTCGCCGAGGAGGCCGGGGGCTTCCCCGTCATCCTCAAGACCGTGCGCGGCGGGTACGACGGCAAGGGGGTGTGGGTGGTCCGCTCCGAGGCGGACGCCGCCGACGCGTTCCGCGCCGGGGTCCCGGTCCTCGCGGAGGAGAAGGTCGACTTCGTACGGGAGCTGGCGGCCAACATCGTCCGCTCGCCGCACGGCCAGGCCGTCGCCTACCCGGTCGTCGAGTCCATCCAGGTCGACGGCGTCTGCGACACGGTGATCGCCCCCGCCCCGGGCCTCTCCGAGGAGCTGGCGGGCGAGGCCCAGCAGCTCGCGCTGCGCATCGCCGCCGAGCTGGGCGTCGTCGGCCACCTCGCGGTGGAGCTGTTCGAGACCCGCGACGGCCGCATTCTGGTCAACGAGCTGGCGATGCGCCCGCACAACTCCGGCCACTGGACCCAGGACGGCGCGATCACCTCGCAGTTCGCCAACCACGTCCGGGCGGTCCTCGACCTCCCGCTCGGCGACCCCCGCCCCCGCGCGCCCTGGACGGTCATGTGCAACGTCCTGGGCGGTGACTTCCCGGACATGTACCAGGCGTACCTGCACTGCATGGCCCGCGACCCGCAGCTCAAGATCCACATGTACGGCAAGGACGTGAAGCCCGGCCGCAAGGTCGGACACGTCAACACCTACGGCGACGATCTGGCGGACGTGCGGGAGCGCGCCCGGCACGCGGCCGACTACCTGCGAGGAACGATCACCGAATGA